In a single window of the Acidobacteriota bacterium genome:
- a CDS encoding Hsp20 family protein, producing the protein MQPQQALEVKKTSPSGPVFVEAEKLFEQVKESAQSIAKRAYEFFEDRGREFGHDLEDWLRAEFELTRRVPLELRENDGQLIVRAEVPGFKPAEIKVSVEPMQIIISGKTEEKKQEETANEVFSEIQSNQFCRCLGLPAEVDPTKATATLKDGVLELMLVKSATGKATNVEIKVA; encoded by the coding sequence ATGCAACCACAACAGGCTTTGGAAGTGAAGAAAACTTCTCCATCAGGCCCGGTCTTTGTCGAGGCCGAGAAACTCTTCGAACAAGTGAAAGAATCTGCCCAATCAATTGCCAAGCGCGCATACGAGTTCTTCGAAGACCGTGGTCGGGAATTCGGGCATGATTTGGAAGATTGGCTTCGCGCCGAGTTCGAGTTGACGCGCCGCGTCCCACTGGAACTGCGGGAGAACGACGGTCAATTGATCGTCCGCGCGGAAGTGCCGGGCTTCAAACCGGCGGAGATTAAAGTCAGCGTCGAACCAATGCAAATCATCATCAGCGGCAAGACGGAGGAGAAGAAACAAGAGGAGACAGCAAACGAGGTCTTCTCTGAAATCCAGTCAAATCAATTCTGCCGTTGTCTCGGGCTTCCCGCCGAGGTTGATCCGACCAAAGCGACGGCAACGCTGAAAGACGGGGTGCTGGAATTGATGCTCGTAAAGTCAGCCACTGGCAAGGCCACTAATGTGGAAATAAAGGTCGCTTAG
- a CDS encoding hemerythrin domain-containing protein — translation MTARPTHLLRHEHRVIEQALRALDGMCLRLKAGDDSPAGALLQALEFIRNYADRYHHFREEEYLFPALKQCGLEEGGALAFLCAEHVRERELLAELENALQTYRGGNSIAVEHFLEIADRFRQHLIEHMQQEDNLLFRLAEDMLDEEAKGELMQRLASGNDEALDAVNRKYERLAAELENAWII, via the coding sequence ATGACAGCTCGACCGACTCATCTGCTGCGGCACGAACATCGCGTGATTGAACAGGCCCTGCGGGCGCTGGATGGAATGTGCCTGAGGCTCAAGGCTGGCGATGACAGCCCCGCCGGAGCGTTATTGCAAGCGCTGGAATTTATACGGAATTATGCCGACCGTTATCATCATTTTCGGGAAGAAGAGTATTTGTTTCCAGCGTTGAAACAGTGTGGATTGGAAGAGGGCGGGGCACTGGCTTTTTTGTGCGCGGAGCATGTCCGCGAACGTGAACTGCTGGCCGAGCTTGAAAATGCCCTTCAAACATACCGTGGAGGTAATTCAATCGCCGTCGAACATTTCCTGGAGATTGCGGATCGTTTTCGCCAGCACCTGATCGAACATATGCAACAAGAGGATAATTTATTATTCAGATTGGCCGAAGACATGCTCGACGAAGAGGCAAAGGGCGAATTGATGCAACGACTTGCCTCCGGCAATGATGAAGCCTTGGACGCCGTAAACCGCAAATATGAACGATTGGCGGCGGAACTCGAAAATGCCTGGATCATTTAG
- a CDS encoding AAA family ATPase has protein sequence MKPKTDLKSWLRMIEQLRHAPEWPADELPIEMKQTHISVLLLGRTRVVKLKKPVDFGFLDYTTLKKRQQACEDEVRLNRRLCPDTYIGIGGVIEMDGRIRFSGRTGKIVDYCVWMKRLPDDRMLDQLIARGEATEATIDRIAARLSEFHRTALRGPDVAKWGSPEEIRHNWEENFTQTEPFIGRTVSAADFESIRAWVNEWLERGELFDRRVREGRIVDGHGDVRCESICVMNDDICIYDCIEFNDRFRCDDVASEAAFLAMDLDARGRPDLGYFFTESYQRRANDAEFFALLPFYRCYRAFVRGKVLSFRLNEVEFSEDEHRAAAKRAADYFELALRYASPLRRPTVIAVGGLSGMGKTTVARAIAGELGLRVISADAVRQSLFGAAKQRAAYGQGAYTPEANRQTYLKMFEEAQTRLNSEGSVILDATFRRAEDRAAAQAIAQAAGAQWRLIECTLPSELVQVRLAERAARGDGCSDATWETYLRQREEGAPFCNPTESTCLTLDTSVSIINSSRTATDWLRRQERHVSAQKGR, from the coding sequence ATGAAACCAAAGACCGATTTGAAGTCCTGGCTGAGGATGATCGAGCAATTGCGCCATGCGCCGGAATGGCCAGCGGACGAATTGCCGATTGAGATGAAGCAGACGCATATTTCGGTTTTATTGCTGGGACGCACGCGCGTCGTCAAGTTGAAGAAACCGGTTGATTTCGGGTTTCTCGATTACACAACGCTGAAAAAACGGCAGCAGGCCTGCGAAGACGAAGTGCGTTTGAATCGGCGATTGTGCCCGGATACGTATATCGGCATCGGCGGTGTGATTGAGATGGACGGGCGAATACGCTTTTCCGGGCGCACGGGCAAGATTGTGGATTACTGCGTCTGGATGAAGCGGCTGCCTGATGACCGCATGCTCGATCAATTGATCGCTCGCGGCGAAGCGACCGAGGCGACGATTGACCGAATTGCTGCCAGGCTGAGCGAATTCCATCGCACCGCTCTCCGCGGGCCCGACGTGGCGAAATGGGGCAGTCCGGAAGAAATTCGCCACAACTGGGAAGAGAACTTCACGCAAACCGAACCTTTCATTGGCCGCACGGTCAGCGCCGCCGATTTTGAATCAATCCGCGCATGGGTCAACGAGTGGCTGGAAAGGGGCGAATTGTTTGACCGCCGCGTGCGTGAAGGCCGTATTGTGGACGGGCACGGCGACGTACGCTGCGAAAGCATTTGTGTGATGAACGATGACATTTGTATTTACGATTGTATCGAGTTCAACGACCGGTTCCGTTGTGACGACGTCGCCAGCGAAGCGGCCTTTCTGGCGATGGATTTGGACGCGCGCGGTCGGCCAGACCTCGGCTATTTCTTCACCGAAAGCTACCAGCGGCGGGCGAACGACGCGGAGTTTTTCGCGCTGCTGCCTTTTTATCGCTGCTACCGTGCGTTCGTGCGAGGCAAGGTGCTCAGCTTCCGGCTCAATGAAGTGGAGTTCAGCGAAGACGAACACCGCGCGGCGGCGAAGCGGGCGGCGGATTACTTTGAACTTGCGCTGCGATATGCGTCGCCTCTGCGGCGGCCGACGGTCATCGCTGTCGGCGGGCTGTCGGGAATGGGCAAAACAACAGTTGCGCGCGCCATTGCCGGAGAACTCGGGTTACGCGTGATTTCCGCCGACGCGGTGCGTCAGTCGCTTTTTGGCGCAGCCAAACAGAGAGCGGCTTATGGCCAGGGCGCTTACACTCCCGAAGCGAACCGTCAAACTTATCTGAAAATGTTTGAGGAAGCGCAAACACGACTGAACAGCGAAGGTAGCGTAATCTTGGACGCGACTTTTCGGCGCGCCGAAGATAGAGCGGCGGCGCAAGCGATCGCGCAAGCCGCTGGCGCGCAATGGAGATTGATTGAATGCACTTTGCCGTCGGAATTGGTGCAAGTTCGGCTTGCTGAACGAGCGGCGCGCGGAGATGGCTGCTCGGACGCCACTTGGGAGACGTACCTGCGTCAGCGAGAAGAAGGTGCGCCTTTCTGCAATCCGACGGAAAGTACTTGCCTTACGCTGGACACCAGCGTCAGCATCATCAATTCCAGCCGAACCGCCACAGACTGGCTACGACGGCAAGAAAGGCATGTTTCCGCCCAGAAAGGAAGGTAA
- a CDS encoding pyridoxamine 5'-phosphate oxidase family protein codes for MFDQMGERESIALLRKGRVGRLGCCSEGKPYVVPINYLFDGKFVYMHSLSGYKIDALRANPQACLQTDIVEDDYHWRSVLAFGICEEVTNETLRKRVLDEFLKRLPHQTPVETHLSDPAKVIVFRLRVSEITGVYENW; via the coding sequence GTGTTCGATCAAATGGGAGAGCGAGAATCAATCGCACTGCTGCGCAAAGGAAGAGTCGGAAGATTGGGATGCTGCAGTGAAGGCAAACCTTATGTTGTGCCAATTAACTATTTGTTTGACGGCAAATTTGTCTACATGCATTCATTGTCGGGTTACAAGATTGATGCTTTGCGAGCAAATCCGCAAGCTTGCTTACAAACCGATATCGTTGAGGATGATTACCATTGGCGCAGCGTCCTGGCATTCGGCATTTGCGAAGAGGTTACGAACGAAACCTTGCGTAAACGCGTTCTGGATGAATTTCTCAAACGCTTGCCGCACCAAACTCCTGTCGAAACCCATCTCAGTGACCCAGCCAAAGTGATTGTTTTCCGACTTCGTGTCAGCGAGATTACCGGCGTTTACGAAAATTGGTAG
- a CDS encoding DUF5335 family protein, which produces MSNEIKQNQWPTFFDEFSKRNRARSTQIEVFGELGAQEAERHLPLNGISVDVKGSSAPRIEILLGGDSPEDLQHLTHVVTRADAVFLKADVDGRDEALEIVDAEGGKTLLRFESPLSLEA; this is translated from the coding sequence ATGTCAAACGAGATCAAACAAAACCAATGGCCTACATTTTTTGATGAATTCAGCAAGCGCAACCGCGCGCGTTCAACCCAGATTGAAGTTTTTGGCGAACTTGGCGCGCAAGAAGCAGAGCGGCATTTGCCGCTGAATGGAATCAGTGTGGATGTGAAAGGAAGCAGCGCCCCACGAATCGAAATTTTGTTGGGCGGCGATTCACCGGAAGATTTGCAGCACCTGACGCACGTGGTGACGCGAGCGGACGCGGTGTTCTTGAAGGCTGACGTTGATGGTCGGGATGAAGCTCTGGAAATCGTAGATGCGGAAGGCGGCAAGACGCTTTTGCGTTTTGAGTCTCCGCTTTCTCTCGAAGCCTGA
- the pfkA gene encoding 6-phosphofructokinase, translating into MKRVAVLTSGGDASGMNAAIRAVVRTGIDRGWQMYGIRHGYAGLVAADFVKLDARAVGGIIHHGGTMLGSTRCLEFKEENVRRQALRNLDECAISALVVIGGNGSQTGAHKLSEMGFSVIGIASTIDNDLYGSEITLGVDTALNVALEAIDRLKVTASSHQRAFLVETMGRNCGYLALMTGIAGGAEAIAIPETKTDPEQIASELRQAYERGKPHAIVVVAEGAEYNAEAMAQYFKEHRERLGFDLRVTKLGHVQRGGTPGVFDRLLATRFGAAAVDALAQNQCDCLVGLKEGEIALTPLAEVAARKKELDTSLFTLARVLAK; encoded by the coding sequence ATGAAGCGAGTTGCAGTCCTGACCAGCGGCGGTGATGCCTCCGGCATGAATGCCGCCATTCGGGCCGTGGTGCGCACCGGTATTGATCGCGGCTGGCAGATGTACGGCATACGGCATGGATACGCCGGTTTGGTCGCCGCAGACTTCGTTAAACTGGACGCGCGCGCTGTTGGCGGCATTATCCACCACGGCGGAACGATGCTCGGCAGTACGCGTTGTCTTGAATTCAAAGAAGAGAACGTCAGGCGACAAGCACTGCGGAACTTGGACGAGTGCGCCATCTCCGCGCTGGTGGTGATCGGCGGCAACGGCTCGCAGACCGGCGCCCACAAACTTTCGGAAATGGGGTTTTCCGTAATCGGTATCGCCTCGACGATTGACAATGACCTGTACGGCTCCGAAATCACACTCGGCGTGGACACAGCGCTCAACGTCGCGTTGGAAGCCATTGATCGGCTGAAGGTCACGGCCTCGTCACATCAACGCGCTTTCCTGGTCGAGACGATGGGGCGCAACTGCGGCTATCTGGCATTGATGACCGGCATCGCAGGCGGTGCGGAAGCCATCGCCATCCCGGAAACCAAAACCGATCCGGAGCAGATTGCCTCGGAGCTACGCCAGGCATACGAACGCGGTAAACCGCACGCCATTGTCGTCGTCGCCGAAGGTGCGGAATATAACGCCGAAGCGATGGCCCAATACTTCAAAGAGCATCGTGAGCGGCTGGGATTTGATTTGAGGGTGACAAAACTGGGTCACGTGCAGCGCGGCGGTACGCCCGGCGTATTTGATCGTTTGCTTGCGACACGATTCGGCGCCGCCGCGGTTGACGCTTTGGCGCAGAATCAATGCGACTGTCTGGTCGGATTGAAGGAAGGTGAAATCGCGCTGACGCCACTTGCTGAGGTCGCTGCACGGAAAAAGGAATTGGACACTTCTTTGTTTACCCTGGCGCGCGTGCTGGCAAAATGA
- the glgP gene encoding alpha-glucan family phosphorylase, with product MKPIRTFTVKPFLPVALERQRDLVYNLRWAWNHDAIELFRWDRDLWEQSGHNPVLMLGRIDQARLQDAAMDEGFLAHLNRVASDFDAYLNSDSSWFRRQHGKAEHPLIAYFSAEFGLTDCLSIFAGGLGILAGDHLKSGSDLGLPLIGVGLLYQQGYFRQYLNEAGWQQEQYVDNDFHNLPLTLERGGDGQPLVIEVPYPGRNVAAQIWRAQIGRVALYLLDTNIPQNSFTQNGRRDQDISDQLYGGDNEMRIQQEIMLGIGGFRALEALGIEPSVYHLNEGHSAFLALERTRRLMERHGLSFAEAREAASAGLIFTTHTPVSAGHDYFAPDLMVRYFSEYANRLGLSFNDFMALGRKESDNGGEPFCMTVLALRMAQSSNGVSRLHTRVTRRMWQSLWPGVPENEIPIGQVTNGVHFQSWISQEMDELYDRYLGPRWREEPGDETLWARVHRISSEELWRTHERRRERLVNFARCRLRAQLERRGAPQSEIEAANEVLNPDILTIGFARRFATYKRATLLLRDPERLARILNDPGRPVQILFAGQAHPHDEAGKELIKQIVALSRQPEFRNRLVFLEGYGMAIARSMVQGADVWLSTPRRPFEASGTSGMKAAANGVLNLSTLDGWWDEAWDCGFDRTSLTSPAPESDPGSFKYNESAIRDPQSAIGWAIGRGETYEDSDHQDEVEAEALYELLESDVIPTFYERSADKLPRRWIARMKASIGNLCHFFNTHRMVREYTEAYYLPAAARHRQLIEDELARARSLAAWKERLRQQWPAVRVASVTTGELAEIQVNNQIRVQAQVRLGALTPEDVAVELYLGLVNAEGEIVGAQTVPMHATGAKTSDGQIFEANSVTCGRSGLHGVTVRVLPRHADLITPFLPGLIVWAET from the coding sequence TTGAAACCGATTCGCACATTCACTGTCAAACCCTTTCTGCCGGTTGCTTTGGAACGGCAGCGCGATCTGGTCTACAACCTGCGCTGGGCCTGGAACCATGATGCGATTGAATTGTTTCGCTGGGATCGTGATTTGTGGGAACAGAGCGGTCACAACCCAGTCCTGATGCTCGGCAGGATTGACCAGGCCCGGTTGCAAGACGCGGCGATGGATGAAGGCTTCCTCGCGCATCTGAACCGCGTCGCCAGCGATTTTGATGCCTACCTGAACAGTGACTCCAGTTGGTTCCGCCGTCAGCATGGCAAAGCGGAGCATCCCCTCATCGCTTACTTTTCCGCCGAATTCGGCCTGACGGATTGTCTTTCGATTTTCGCAGGCGGCCTGGGCATTCTGGCGGGCGACCATTTGAAATCGGGCAGCGATCTGGGACTGCCGTTGATCGGGGTTGGGCTACTGTATCAGCAAGGTTATTTCCGCCAATACCTCAACGAAGCCGGGTGGCAGCAGGAGCAGTACGTAGATAATGATTTCCACAACCTGCCGTTGACGCTGGAACGCGGCGGCGATGGCCAGCCGCTCGTCATCGAAGTTCCTTACCCGGGGCGCAATGTCGCAGCGCAAATCTGGCGCGCGCAGATTGGGCGCGTTGCGCTTTACTTGCTTGATACCAACATCCCGCAAAACAGCTTCACGCAAAACGGACGGCGCGACCAGGACATCAGCGACCAGCTTTATGGCGGGGACAACGAGATGCGCATTCAACAGGAAATCATGCTGGGCATCGGCGGCTTTCGCGCGCTCGAAGCTCTGGGCATCGAACCGAGTGTGTATCACTTGAACGAAGGCCATTCAGCCTTCCTCGCGCTCGAACGCACCCGCCGGCTGATGGAAAGGCATGGACTGTCCTTTGCGGAAGCTCGCGAAGCGGCCAGCGCTGGATTGATCTTTACCACACACACGCCCGTGTCCGCAGGGCACGATTACTTCGCGCCCGATCTGATGGTGCGCTACTTCAGTGAATACGCAAACCGCCTCGGACTGTCGTTCAACGATTTTATGGCTTTGGGCCGCAAGGAATCTGACAACGGCGGCGAACCGTTTTGTATGACGGTGTTGGCGCTGCGGATGGCGCAATCATCGAACGGTGTGAGTCGGCTCCATACCCGCGTCACGCGGCGGATGTGGCAGTCGCTGTGGCCCGGCGTCCCCGAAAACGAAATTCCCATTGGTCAAGTTACCAATGGAGTGCATTTTCAATCATGGATTTCGCAGGAAATGGACGAACTGTATGACCGTTATCTGGGGCCGCGCTGGCGTGAAGAACCCGGGGATGAAACGCTCTGGGCGCGCGTGCATCGCATTTCATCCGAAGAGCTTTGGCGCACACACGAGCGACGGCGGGAACGGCTGGTCAATTTCGCGCGTTGCCGGTTGCGCGCGCAACTTGAGCGTCGCGGCGCGCCGCAATCGGAGATCGAAGCCGCCAACGAAGTGTTGAATCCCGACATTCTGACGATTGGCTTCGCGCGGCGATTTGCGACCTACAAACGTGCGACCTTGTTGCTGCGCGACCCGGAACGGTTGGCTCGCATTCTCAACGATCCGGGTCGCCCGGTTCAGATTCTTTTCGCTGGGCAGGCTCATCCACACGACGAAGCGGGCAAGGAGTTGATCAAACAAATCGTGGCACTTTCTCGCCAACCCGAATTTCGCAACCGGCTGGTGTTTTTGGAAGGTTATGGCATGGCCATTGCGCGTTCGATGGTGCAGGGAGCGGATGTTTGGCTGAGCACGCCGCGGCGACCGTTCGAAGCCAGTGGCACCAGCGGGATGAAAGCCGCCGCGAACGGCGTGTTGAACCTGAGCACGCTCGACGGTTGGTGGGACGAAGCCTGGGATTGCGGATTTGACAGAACCAGTCTCACTTCTCCTGCGCCGGAATCTGATCCAGGTTCTTTCAAATACAATGAATCCGCGATCCGTGATCCGCAATCGGCGATCGGCTGGGCCATCGGGCGAGGCGAAACGTATGAGGATTCCGACCATCAGGACGAGGTTGAAGCCGAGGCGCTTTACGAACTGCTCGAAAGTGATGTGATCCCGACCTTTTACGAACGCAGCGCGGACAAATTGCCGCGTCGTTGGATCGCACGTATGAAAGCTTCCATCGGCAATCTTTGCCATTTTTTCAACACGCATCGAATGGTGCGCGAATATACCGAAGCTTATTACCTGCCCGCCGCAGCGCGTCACCGGCAATTGATTGAAGACGAATTGGCGCGCGCGCGCTCCCTGGCTGCCTGGAAAGAGCGTTTGCGTCAGCAGTGGCCGGCCGTGCGCGTTGCTTCGGTGACCACGGGGGAACTGGCGGAGATTCAGGTCAACAACCAGATCAGAGTGCAGGCGCAGGTCCGATTGGGGGCGCTTACGCCGGAAGATGTGGCGGTGGAGCTTTACCTGGGGCTGGTCAATGCCGAAGGTGAAATCGTAGGCGCACAAACCGTTCCGATGCACGCAACCGGCGCAAAAACCAGTGATGGTCAGATATTCGAAGCAAACTCGGTTACCTGTGGCCGGAGCGGGTTGCACGGAGTCACCGTGCGCGTATTGCCCCGCCACGCCGATTTAATTACGCCCTTTCTGCCCGGACTGATTGTTTGGGCTGAAACCTGA
- a CDS encoding response regulator, translated as MDMNDFRGKVLIVDDESAIRAVLAEALHLWGYNTIEAADAATARAVFEQEQPIAVITDINLPDGSGLKLLREFKRREPPPVVIVITGDVVVENTISALRGDADDFISKPIDVHELHLALANCLAARKSDTLPPEKLRVLMLADTEERLKALRAIFNPDEVEIETVKTSDELPPVCQQPHELAIIDLDPAQLEVALSVLRASELHSEIPVLVSALRLIGGMGLAGLLPKYRAMSCSPTEMAGLVHRQAQALNQSTRGML; from the coding sequence ATGGACATGAATGATTTCAGGGGAAAAGTACTGATTGTTGATGACGAGTCGGCGATTCGTGCCGTATTGGCCGAGGCGTTGCACTTGTGGGGGTATAACACCATCGAGGCCGCGGATGCAGCCACTGCCCGTGCCGTTTTTGAGCAAGAGCAACCAATTGCCGTAATAACAGATATCAACCTGCCCGATGGGTCGGGACTAAAGCTGTTGCGAGAATTCAAGCGGCGCGAACCGCCGCCGGTTGTCATCGTCATTACTGGCGATGTTGTCGTCGAAAACACGATCAGCGCCTTGCGCGGTGATGCGGACGATTTCATTTCCAAACCGATTGATGTCCATGAACTCCATCTGGCATTGGCAAACTGTCTCGCCGCGCGGAAAAGTGATACTTTGCCGCCGGAGAAGTTACGAGTGTTGATGCTCGCCGACACGGAAGAAAGATTGAAAGCCCTCAGAGCCATTTTCAATCCCGATGAAGTGGAAATCGAGACAGTGAAAACTTCCGATGAATTGCCGCCTGTCTGTCAGCAGCCGCACGAATTGGCGATCATTGATTTAGATCCCGCCCAGCTTGAAGTTGCACTCAGTGTGCTGCGAGCCAGCGAATTGCATTCGGAGATTCCGGTGCTTGTTTCCGCGCTGCGTTTGATTGGGGGAATGGGTTTGGCCGGATTGTTGCCAAAATATCGGGCGATGTCGTGCAGTCCGACGGAGATGGCAGGATTGGTTCATCGTCAGGCGCAAGCGTTGAATCAATCAACTCGCGGGATGCTATGA
- a CDS encoding DUF883 family protein, with amino-acid sequence MEVNVLKRTNELGRKFAEIGEEASYIKENVAKVFEEGIDNAKRTLKRGQREAKDAIDSAAYQVKRRPLQSVGITFGVGLLCGLAVGWLTSRSGK; translated from the coding sequence ATGGAAGTGAACGTACTGAAGAGAACCAATGAACTTGGCCGTAAGTTTGCCGAGATTGGCGAAGAGGCTTCTTACATCAAAGAGAATGTGGCCAAAGTTTTCGAGGAAGGCATAGATAATGCCAAGCGCACGCTCAAACGTGGCCAACGCGAAGCTAAAGACGCGATTGATTCGGCAGCGTATCAAGTCAAACGCCGCCCGCTTCAATCGGTGGGCATTACGTTTGGGGTCGGCCTATTGTGCGGACTCGCCGTTGGCTGGCTGACCAGTCGCAGCGGAAAATAA
- a CDS encoding chitosanase: protein MSNEFVRLAKDIIGRLESGNQYGKIQAKDTGLLSYGRYQVTLSSGHLHKVLESYVNQSKGEIASKLQKYLSLTRAKDKRLASNDSFKKLLVQAAGDPDMQRAQENWFDNNPWKNAKKSADVLGIKSPAGYALLADSDVHGGLTYDVGNTKKRLGKIGNLDAGGSRITEKKLLSTYLEERKGRLLRNSDKNSVAAAGKLAEAKVLEAQAGSLSPQVSQKISSLKEESKRLKVNSRMLHTSATTRRMPMWQRLISLGDINFRGDKNGKVELSIGKQTFKVKGLLPGAAVDSLPAASGLSKPKRTTSEFSKGKKSAKLPAKPLKQKGSPQPAKKAGSAPKPSLTNVGRKASNLQIKIGTLAVRKQAKPVISIKPPKNQSKSYLVKRGQTLSGIAKNFGYKNSKQFLTDFKKLNPGSNPNRIIAGKRYSMPFKRF from the coding sequence ATGTCTAACGAATTCGTCCGTCTGGCAAAAGACATTATTGGGAGGCTTGAGAGCGGCAATCAATATGGGAAGATTCAAGCTAAAGACACAGGCTTGCTCAGCTACGGTCGGTATCAAGTCACACTGTCTTCAGGTCATCTCCATAAGGTTTTGGAGTCTTATGTGAATCAGTCGAAAGGCGAGATTGCGTCCAAGCTACAAAAGTATTTGTCGTTGACGCGCGCTAAAGATAAGCGCCTGGCGAGTAATGACTCTTTCAAGAAATTACTCGTACAGGCAGCCGGAGATCCGGATATGCAGCGTGCACAGGAAAACTGGTTCGATAACAATCCATGGAAAAATGCTAAAAAATCCGCCGATGTATTGGGCATCAAATCTCCAGCCGGCTATGCGCTGCTCGCGGATTCTGACGTTCATGGTGGCTTGACTTACGATGTCGGAAACACAAAAAAGCGACTGGGTAAGATTGGTAATCTGGATGCTGGTGGAAGCCGAATTACTGAAAAAAAGTTGCTGTCAACGTATCTGGAGGAACGTAAGGGTCGCTTGCTACGAAATAGCGACAAAAACTCTGTCGCCGCCGCTGGAAAACTCGCAGAAGCCAAAGTATTAGAGGCACAAGCAGGATCTTTAAGCCCTCAGGTGTCACAAAAAATAAGTAGCCTGAAGGAGGAATCAAAACGGTTGAAGGTGAATAGCAGAATGCTTCATACCTCGGCCACTACGCGGCGCATGCCCATGTGGCAGCGGCTAATCAGCTTAGGCGATATAAACTTCCGGGGGGATAAAAATGGAAAGGTCGAGCTTTCTATCGGAAAGCAAACTTTCAAGGTCAAGGGGCTTTTGCCGGGCGCCGCGGTTGATTCACTGCCAGCGGCGTCAGGGCTGTCAAAGCCAAAAAGAACCACTTCGGAATTCTCCAAGGGGAAAAAATCGGCGAAGCTGCCCGCAAAACCATTGAAACAGAAGGGTTCTCCTCAACCAGCGAAGAAAGCCGGGTCGGCGCCAAAACCGTCTCTCACGAACGTGGGGCGAAAGGCGTCAAATCTTCAAATCAAGATAGGAACTTTGGCGGTGAGGAAACAGGCTAAGCCTGTAATTTCGATCAAACCGCCCAAGAATCAAAGTAAGTCGTATTTAGTCAAACGCGGACAAACATTGTCTGGCATAGCGAAGAATTTCGGGTATAAAAACTCGAAGCAATTTCTGACGGATTTCAAAAAGCTCAATCCCGGTAGTAATCCGAACCGAATTATTGCAGGCAAGCGATATTCAATGCCATTTAAGCGATTCTGA
- a CDS encoding universal stress protein yields MAGRMKILIAYDGSACADAALDGLRRAGLPNEVEFKVLSVIENWLPPPSGLEIVEHIDRDQEYMTLAMQAAQRIHQSQPGWEAKAEVGIGSPASIILEKADEWNPDLIVVGAHGRSAVGRLFFGSVSQKVLHEANCSVRVAREPMEESDRPVRLVIGFDGSPSAKEVVRVVTARHWPEGCEVRVVYAAWPSAEFTLRPAVGKIADWIAEEDLRAKTKVDAMVRDLNIAGLRATAVIKAEEPKRLLLSEAENWKADCLFVGARGLGRFQRLRLGSVSSAVAARARCSVEVIHTQKMP; encoded by the coding sequence ATGGCAGGTCGAATGAAAATCCTGATTGCCTACGACGGCTCCGCCTGTGCGGACGCTGCTCTCGACGGGCTGCGCCGAGCAGGCCTCCCGAACGAAGTGGAGTTCAAAGTCTTGTCAGTCATCGAAAATTGGTTGCCGCCTCCTTCGGGGTTGGAGATTGTCGAACATATTGACCGTGACCAGGAATATATGACGTTGGCGATGCAAGCCGCCCAGCGCATACATCAATCGCAGCCCGGATGGGAGGCCAAAGCTGAGGTCGGCATTGGATCGCCGGCGTCAATAATTTTGGAAAAAGCCGACGAATGGAATCCCGACCTGATTGTTGTCGGCGCCCATGGACGCTCTGCGGTAGGGAGGCTTTTCTTTGGCAGCGTGTCGCAAAAGGTGTTGCACGAAGCAAACTGTTCAGTCCGCGTGGCGCGCGAGCCGATGGAAGAATCAGACCGCCCCGTCCGATTGGTCATCGGCTTCGACGGATCGCCCAGTGCAAAAGAGGTCGTGCGCGTCGTTACTGCGCGCCATTGGCCTGAAGGATGTGAGGTACGTGTGGTTTACGCCGCCTGGCCAAGCGCGGAATTCACCCTTCGTCCAGCGGTCGGCAAGATCGCCGACTGGATTGCCGAGGAAGACCTGAGAGCGAAAACGAAGGTTGACGCGATGGTTCGTGACCTCAACATCGCCGGGTTGCGAGCGACGGCTGTAATCAAAGCCGAAGAGCCAAAACGGTTGCTGCTCAGCGAAGCAGAGAATTGGAAAGCGGATTGTCTTTTTGTCGGCGCGCGGGGACTGGGCAGATTTCAAAGGCTGCGATTGGGCAGTGTCTCGTCCGCCGTGGCCGCACGAGCGCGCTGCTCCGTGGAAGTGATACATACGCAAAAAATGCCTTGA